ttgtaagatAAAGGCAACTAtctagttaaaatatatattttattttattataaagatTTAAAATCTGCCATGGTAGAATAAATATatgtctttttcctttttttctccttttttttttttaccatcagtCAACCTTAAACACCTATTCTAAGCATTACTGCATTTTCTTCAGAGTAacatcaaactaattttattaagTAACACACTGGCCAGCAAGTTATAATTTTCTGTCATGAGGATTTATGTTAAATGATGACTTAATTTATGCCTTAAGACTATATTGAATTATGCGAAGACACACAAGAACatgttgttcatttgtttttctacatcATATCAGTAGTAATATTACATGGCCCTATTTGTTTGGGATGCCCCATTTAGTTAAATGATGTTTTGTGTGATTTGTTGGAATGgatgagtttttttgtttgtgtattctaCATAAATCTTCTTAATCTGTGGCTCTTATGCTCAATTTATGAACCAAAATGAATGAGTTTCATAATACTTGGAGTTTCCAAGGCAACTTTTAAGTGTTTGCAGCTGTAAGCAGTTCTTTACAATGAGATAATTAGCACATTTATGATTTTCCCAAGAGCATAGTTTTGAATGTTATCTTTTTCATATGAAAGAAAGCCTGAGAAAAGATGCAGATGCTATTTTGCATTAGCATATCTATGAGTCTGAAATGCTTATCTTTTTTCCCTGCATTGTCAGGGGAACACATAATGtggcacatatttatttattttattttatttttaatgaagtgtaTGCAATTTTCACATAAAAtccaaataatattattttcacaTGTAGATTGATACACATGCAGGGATttagcattttaaacattttagggagtcagaaaaatgtaaaaataaataaataaataataataataataataataataataaaaaaaaaataaaaggcgagtaatatttatttatatagtgctttatatgATACAAATTGTATCAAAGCAGTTTATCACAGCAATAAACaagaaattaacacattaaataacACATTAACACAATACTGAATAATTTATCAGTTATGTAATAAATTGTATTTCAGCTGTAAAGAAGCTTTATAGAAAATGATAGTGTTATTATTTAGCTCAATTTATATGACAATCCTTTAACGTGAGCGGCTATGTTTTGTCTTTTTCCAGAGGATGGGCCTATATGTAAGAAGGCCAGAttggatgaagatgatgatgttaGATGTGATAGAGACTACCACAGGAGTGATCCGCAGATAGCCATCTGTCTAGACTGCTTGCGTAACAATGGACAGATGGGAGAGAACATTGTTAAGGTTACCCATCTTGAATTATGTTTCCTTCTCCTATACTTTATGCATGCCATTccatgtcttcttcttcttcttcttctttggtctTCTTTCTTTGTTGGCCTTGCCCCCTTATTCCTTCTAAATGAAAGGTGATCAAGGATCAGATGTTTACCCTCAACATCAgtttgtttgatattttaaaattaaagtcGAGGCTGATCCTTATTCTTTTCTAAAGCCTGGTATCAATCAGTGTCAATCATGTCCAAAGCTCAATCCTTTCTATCAGCTCCCGCATTGCCTGTATCTCCCTTTTTGCAAATAGTTATCTTTTACTTTCATTCTTTTCAGTAATATAATGAAACgttcttacaatttaaaaatgttggtttaaatgtattttaaagtgtcatttatttctgtgatggcaaagctgaattttaagcacccactattccagtcttcagtgtcacacaaatcAGTCTAATATTTTGATTGAGTCACATTTTGGAAATTTGTTCAAAGTTGTCTTTTTGCCTTTTTGTCCAGGGCTTAATGAAAAAATTTATTCGCTGCTCAACAAGAGTGACTGTTGGAACAATCAAGAAGTTTTTAAGTCTGAAGTTAAAGCTTCCCAGTTCTTATGAGGTAACACCTGAATATCTTTACTATTTTTTctgtaagcaaaaaaaaaaaaaaagacaacgaTTTGGTGGATATTACATATTGcctttccattttgtttatatttcacgtctatgtttttatgcattttgaagaCACATTTATACTAAGCTTAAAGTATATAGTGTGATAAAACCTATATCTTTATGTCTTTTACTTCATTGCATGTGTTTCAGCAATTAACCACCACCTCATGTTTATCATATTTCTGCTGTttatgtttttcttgtttcatgtttgCTTGGCTATTTTGGTCTACCATACAATGAAATTTCTCTGATGGTCACTAACTTTTTCTGCAGCTAGATGTTCTATGCAATGGTGAGATCATGGGTAAAGACCACACCATGGAATTTATCTACATGACCCGCTGGAGGCTTCGGGGAGAAAATGTAAGCTATGAGAATaccagtttctcattctctcctctcttctcatGGGTGATATCTAAATCCTCTTTTACACTGTGAAGAGCAGTGTGGCAGACTCAAAGCAGGTTCATAACAAGTTGTGTGACTTCGCATTGTATTTACAATTTAAAGCAATAAATTTAAGACAACCATAAAACTTTACTTCATAGGGTAATGCCCACCTTAATAAGGGTCCCTGTATACCCTGTTGATAAGTGTATGACTTTCCATCTGTGTGTAAAAGCCACCGCTTAGGCTCTATTTTAGTCAAAGTACAGCTCATATCACCATGATTTACTATAAAATCTGAAAGACTTCCCTTATAGCTTTCCTAGATCTTGggaaatggattttaaataaaatcagatTTCAGAAAGGATACACGTAATCAGGTTTGGGAATCTGCcataaaaaagtcacaatttttttttttttctgacaagcTCCCGAGGATATAAAAGCTGCATGAGGTAAAAAATGAAAACCCTTGTAATTTGAAGTGGGTCACAAAGAGCTGGCACCTCATCTCCTATTTTTCTGGAATAATACAGAAAACTCCTTCCCTTGCTTTCTataaacaggtttctgagagtgTTGTTTGAGTGTACTTGAGAAATAGGATGTGTGTGTTAGAGTTTTTCATGTAACCCATGAGTACTGCTGTGAAGGTGTTCTTGCATTCTGAGTACAGATAGAAAATGTCTTAATATTTGTTTGGAACACAAAAGTTGTGGCTTTCTTGAAAAGAATAACTCAAAATATGATAAGATTACAACCATTACAATAGAGTGCTGCAATAGATTTCCATTATCAGAAATTCAGATATTTTTGAAGCATTCTGAGATCTCTCTGACCCTCCAATAGAAAGCAAGGATCCTTACATGATCAAAGCTCAAAATAACGTAGCAAGGATATCAAAAAATAGTCCCTatgtcatcagtggttcaaccataattttacgatgctacgagaatactttttgtgctcaaataaacaaaaataagagagtatcaaatacataaacaacatatgctgttctgtgtcagcagcaCCAGATGTGGATATGCTTACGTTGTTCATGCTTTTATTGAATGTAAACAACGTACCCACGTACAtactagggttgtgccgatagacgatagtatcgtgtatcaacgatagtcagagatatcgatgTAAGCAGATGTCTCTGTCGATATTATGATATTATGCGCATTCTCCTATTGAtgtattacataataataataataattattattattatttttattttaattgggacggcttattataattcggctatcaaactttccagttatttcacatttcacacacacacacacacacacacacacacacacactcacacacaccacgCACAAATGAGGATTAGAGCCCGTTGCCGGTGAAGAAGTCTCAATCCACAGACAGACATCGTcggtacatcgtctgcagatggTATCGTCTGGTAAggtattttattgcactttaacaaggaatctgaatggcctatatatgtgcaatatttaaacgagccctcactaacttagtttaatgccacagttatgttagaacaCATCTCATTCTCATTTCTGTGGCATTGCGTCGGTCTCATCATGAGGCACGTGGTCCAGGGCGCTGTATGACTGAAGCATCAGTTCATTTCAACTTATTCCAAATATATAAACTTACCTGTTTTaagtactttatatttaacgtgttcatTTATGTCCAAtgttagtgttaaactgttggagtttaaattaaatctactattgattttcacagttgactgattttgcagaacatttagactgataacttccatgCGCAGATgcagatttgtcacaggacaCCCTATTAAACAGTTGCGTccaactatatatgaactagctgttttaaatacagtatttttatatataacgttagtttatcagtatgtttgaaagtatattttttagattattggtgattccataggctctttctCACGCACCTgcgcggtttaaaacaccaaatagttatgctatgacaagaacaaagagtctctctcttgctccacccatgcaagATAATTTGATGTATCGTTGATCTCatgggctgacgatatgacgatttgaaaaatgaccaaatCGCCCAACACTAGTACATACGTTGCATACATGGTTTACGCATGTTATACTTTCCAAAATGCCGCTagcaattaatgacagatttttcatatttgggtggactatccctttaagaggaaCATTCAAGAACAATTGCATACTCATCTACATCATGTCTCTTTCTCCAGGCCTACCCAATGGTACTTGAATATCGACCCCGCATTGACTTTGGCTAGGTTGAAATGTCCTGCACTAATTTCAGTCTATCAACAGACAGCGAATTGAATGGACATGTGCAGTTCTGAAGATATACTCTACCTGTCTCTTCTGTTTAATTACTTTGGCTCACTTTATAGGGATCAGTTAGTGCATAGAAACTTGTGACACTTATTGTGTGCAACAGAGATTTGTGTGTTGTGGTTCATTTCCCTAAGTGACACAAAAGTCATGTTTATGGGCCTTTACCAATTTGCATATGATGGTAtctccttttaaaaaaaagtcacaatataaaagtatatgcGGCAGTGCCTTTTCCCATACATCATCTTATAAAGAGCTGTGGACAGatgttttgtaaaaaagaaagaaaaagaggtgtttttgaagattttttccttttgtgttctacagaaagaacaaagtcatacaggttttgaaaaacacgagtgtgagtaaatgatgacagaatgttcatattTAGTGGTTTAATATTATAAGTCTCCTGATTTTTAAAGTGTTAACATCCTCCTAGAGTTTTGAACTGGTCTGTTTTTGATTTTGCCCACTTAagggattttatttattataggcCATACCTCTGTGctcacacaaatgcctttttttttaggGTTTTGGGACATCTctgcctcatttttttttttttttttattaaatgtgaaattaacttAGCTAAACATGTTAAGTAGAGGTTTTACAATGTCTGGCATCCTAATTGAGAAAAGAGTTGAGACTTACtgtcatttgtcattattttggcTTATGGTTGACAGGCAATGAGTTAAAAACTTTCTCACAATTTGTAGTAGTCTACCCCCCCCCACCCTAATTATAGAAACGTGTATAATGTGTATAATTGCTATTTTGAATATTGATCCATGCCTGTCTGTTTTATGTCACAATACAATTTTATGTCGGtaaatcctacattaaaaaaatacaaagtaaagGAAGTAGTTTAATTAAAGCATTTACTTGATCACATACACAGGCTTCATTACAGTGTATTAGTCTAGTTGTATTACACAAAAGACACTATACATCATGACCACATGGGATACATGCTAAaaactttttgtcttacctaCAGCTACACTTACAAACAGAGGCAATGTGGCAAAACTAAACTTGAATATCTGTGCAAATTAGCATACCTAATTTCTCAAACACAATTCAGAATGTTTTCCCCCcagtttttttgtcttatttatgTCTTCACAAATctcccaaaaatgtaattatgtagaATCACATGAATTCTGTTTGGAAGAAATCTTAAGCAACAATCAAgttccttaaaaaaagaaaaagagaagaaaaagcaaatattattttactattgtttTCACTTTAAAGAAGTGAAAACGAAAAGAAGTGACTTTGAagtataaaataatatgtttaagTGGAAGCCGAATAATATGTGTTTATAATAGGCTCTTGAATGTCTTTGTGCTGCAATGatcaatatgtatttttatagaGAGCCCTTGTAGATATTAAAACAATGGAAATGTATGTTATATGTTTAACAAACATCAAATGCTGCTTAGAATAATCTATTCTATTATTCAGTGTAAAGTCCCTTAGGTGATTCCTAGAGAGATTAGAAATGTGACAGTTATTGTATTTCTGTGTCTTTGTTCAGAAGAAAAATACACTCATGATTATTGATGTTGTTGGGTGTGTGATTTTTGATTTCATACTTATGTTTTGGCAATTAAAACTGATAATATGACAAAACACATCGATTATTATATTGCATGTGTTCAATTCTTTCTCCTTCCTGAAAATTGTCTCATTGTACTGTGGTGGGTGCGGCAGCACAGCCTCATATTTTCTCTGTGATTTCATCTAAGGTTCATCTGCCAAGGATGGAATTTCTCTATACAGACAGATTAAGTGATTCGATTttcattattctctctctctttctctctctctctctctctctctctctcacacacacacacacacacacacacacacgcacacacacacacacacgcacacttgtATCTATGGTTTATTGGGGACTCCCCATACGAATAACTCTATTTTCTATCCTCTAACACTAACCCTACCCCTCACACTGACATTTtctgaattaaaaacaaaaaacatgatgtTTTTTAAGACATTTGGTTTACAATGGTAAACTTTGGTAAACCAtgtttaatattgtacattttgtcctcataaaccatgtatCAACTGCATGCACACATTTTATTTAGAAGGTTTTTGagggaatgtgtttgtgtgtccatcactcttcactctctcaaatttaaatgtcatagtCATAGAGCATACACAAAGGTCCACCAGACTCTGGCTTAGCTTTGCTTTCTGGGAGTTAATACTCTGGAAGATGCACCTTTCTGCAGAGAGACAATGTCTGGGCTCTGCACTCAAGAAACTGGATTTTTACCACTTTCTCCAACAGGTCAGTGACAACACTTCTGGATTTACACTCTGTGCTATAGCCAGCCATTCAGTTTTTCCAAAAGCACTCTCTTCTGTCTAGGAAAGTGTATGTCTCTTCACCTGTGCCAAATGCGTTCTACATCTGCACAATGGAGGATTATTACTCttcttgtaataacctagaacactgtctaagacttgatggttgctctgtcaattcttcgtcatcagttaggaacctaggtgtgctacttgatcacaatctttccttagaaagccacgtttctagcatttgtaaaactgcatttttccatctcaaaaatatatctaaattacggcctatgctttcaatgtcaaatgcagaaatgttaatccatgcatttacgacttcaaggttagactattgtaatgctttattgggtggttgttctgcacgcttagtaaacaaagtccaaaatgcagcagcaagagttcttactagaaccaggaagtatgaccatattagcccggtcctgtccacactgcactggctccctatcaaacatcgtatagattttaaaatattgcttattacttataaagccctgaatggtttagcacctcagtatttgaatgagctccttttacattatactcctctacgtccgctacgttcttaaaactcaggcaatttgataatacctagaatatcaaaatcaactgtgggcggcaggtccttttcctatttggcgcctaaactctgtaataacctacctaacattgttcgggaggcagacacactcttgcagtttaaatctagattaaagacccatctctttaacctggcatacacataacatactaatatgcttttaatatccaaatccgttaaaggatttttaggctgcattaattaggtaaaccggaaccggaaacacttcacataacacccgatgtacttgctacatcattagaagaatggcatctacgctaatatttgtctgtttctctcttgttccgaggtcaccgtggccaccagatccagtctgtatccagatcagagggtcactgcagtcgcccggatccagtacgtatacagaccagatggtggatcagcacctagaaaagacctctacatccctgaaacacagcggagaccaggacaactagagccccagatacagatcccctgtaaagaccttgtctcagaggagcaccaggacaagaccacaggaaacagatgattcttctgcacaatctgactttgctgcagcctggaattgaactactggtttcgtctggtcagaggagaactggcccccgaactgagcctggtttctcccaaggtttttttctccattctgtcaccgatggagtttcggttccttgccgctgtcgcctctggcttgcttagttggggtcacttcatctacagctaaatcattgacttgattgcaaataaatgcacagacactatttaaactgaacagagatgacatacctgaattcaatgatgaactgcctttaactatcattttgcattattgagacactgttttccaaatgaatgttgttcagtgctttgacgcaatgtattttgtttaaagcactatataaataaaggtgattgattgattgattgattggaaaCTTTGCGTACCTTTCTCTCTTTTTCGAGAACCGGGCTTAAATTATGAATGTGAAGATGGGAAATGCAAAAATTTTGTGGTGACTGGGGCTTTTAtctcggtttttttttttttttttttttttttttttttagaaaataagagCTTAAATACACAGAACCTAATGAAATAGCTAAATGTCAGGTGTTTAGAATAGTCAAgtcatgtcacctttatttatatagcgctttaaacaaaaaagaatacgtcaaagcaactgaacaacattaattagggaaacagtgtcaataatgcaaaatgacagttaaggcagttcatcattgaattcagtgatatcatcatctcagttcagtttaaataatatctgtgcaatcatttgcaatcaagtcaacgataccGCTGTAAATAATAAGCAATTAAATGGACAGAAATTAagtcaaatgataaaaaaaagaaagacagaaccAGAAGGACACAATTTTATTGCTTATCAGTAAATGTAAATCACAAagcatttgtttaaatgttattttgtaaATGACAGAGTGATGCATGGTGGGTGTTCATGGATCAAACCACTTTGGAGAACACAAATGGAATGGACTGACAAACAAGCtgccaataatttattttttatttctttgtttttaatcaaaGGTATTATGTCATTCCAGTCAATTGCACCCTTTCAATTGAGGTTCTTTTCAGTGTTTGActgtattaaataaacatttaggaACACTGCTCAAGGTGAAACTGAGCTGAAAACGATCAAGAGCCAAATATATTACACACTATAGTCAATCTTTAGTATTCAGTATTAAGTCCCTCAGTTTTTATATAGCAACTGATACTAGTATATACTTGTGTTAGTGGCTTGACGTTTTTTCCAGTCAAACATTCAGGATGATGCAGATCCAGATTCTAACCCACTGGCATGTTTATGTTTGGACTTTTTTATAACTTCATTCATCCCCTCAGTGTTCAAACTTTATTGTG
Above is a window of Carassius gibelio isolate Cgi1373 ecotype wild population from Czech Republic chromosome B12, carGib1.2-hapl.c, whole genome shotgun sequence DNA encoding:
- the LOC127969172 gene encoding polycomb group RING finger protein 5-B-like, with translation MTSHRKHLVRDFNFFITCYICKGYLIKPTTVTECLHTFCKSCIVQHFEDSNDCPKCGIQVHETNPLEMLRLDNTLEEVIFKLVPGLRKKEQLQEIEFWRRNKSKESPDEDGPICKKARLDEDDDVRCDRDYHRSDPQIAICLDCLRNNGQMGENIVKGLMKKFIRCSTRVTVGTIKKFLSLKLKLPSSYELDVLCNGEIMGKDHTMEFIYMTRWRLRGENAYPMVLEYRPRIDFG